A portion of the Corynebacterium ammoniagenes DSM 20306 genome contains these proteins:
- the eccD gene encoding type VII secretion integral membrane protein EccD — MEAVEQGGELTNYILISGEIVNFSQSVRVTVRCHVGEFRKEADLALPASSSFNEMITEVTDLVGAPSVSRPWRISTAGGRLVDPSAPLSATQLVDGSVVLLSPSEELPAPVIRDSAEALIASGSEHSARGIMQLWINGALIALGAVVGFLTPTHLAGSIALAGASIAVAATVLAVWHRGLRLGWLIIIAASLAAGIGVAGWPMDSVRDFSLGLYAAALTCALVGLGCHVLNIAHVRTTSAAVLCAVFLVIAGLSVPRSAGTVIAAAVIVLASAPGLATAVAGLRVPQLPTAGQDLSVSDTLVDNVDQRSQRAHFIYEGLCLGLSMFTLPALAHVAITSATTPVVSTLLALMLCVSLLLHAARHRQVVVLWSLMVLALAAALCAPAAVAVADYHGQVPVILWIVASIPLLAAVTSPWWAPRIHSASPTTLRWAERCEAIALVLCLPMAAHLAGLFEFIRGLG; from the coding sequence ATGGAGGCGGTTGAGCAAGGTGGGGAGCTCACAAACTACATACTTATTTCGGGGGAAATAGTGAATTTTTCACAAAGTGTGCGGGTTACTGTGCGTTGTCACGTGGGAGAATTCCGCAAAGAAGCTGACTTGGCGTTGCCGGCGTCATCGTCGTTTAATGAAATGATTACTGAGGTCACGGACTTGGTCGGCGCACCGTCCGTATCGCGGCCGTGGCGGATATCTACCGCTGGGGGTCGGTTGGTGGATCCGTCGGCACCGCTATCGGCCACACAGCTTGTCGATGGCTCCGTGGTGCTTTTATCCCCGTCCGAAGAATTGCCAGCCCCGGTTATTCGTGACTCGGCGGAGGCGTTAATTGCCTCTGGCAGTGAGCACTCTGCGCGCGGGATTATGCAGCTCTGGATCAATGGCGCGCTGATAGCACTAGGTGCGGTAGTGGGATTTTTGACCCCGACGCATCTCGCCGGGTCTATTGCGTTGGCGGGAGCATCGATTGCGGTGGCCGCGACGGTGCTTGCGGTGTGGCATCGCGGGTTGCGGCTAGGTTGGCTCATTATCATCGCTGCATCGCTCGCGGCGGGCATAGGCGTGGCGGGTTGGCCGATGGACTCCGTGCGCGATTTCAGCTTGGGGTTGTATGCAGCAGCACTAACGTGTGCGCTGGTTGGACTTGGGTGTCATGTGTTAAATATTGCACACGTGCGCACCACCAGTGCCGCGGTACTGTGCGCTGTGTTCTTGGTTATCGCCGGGCTTAGCGTTCCACGCAGCGCCGGGACCGTGATCGCCGCAGCGGTGATTGTGCTTGCTAGCGCGCCGGGTCTTGCGACTGCGGTGGCGGGATTGCGGGTGCCGCAGCTACCAACCGCTGGGCAAGATTTATCCGTCTCAGATACACTCGTTGACAATGTAGATCAGCGCTCGCAACGCGCGCACTTTATCTATGAAGGCCTGTGCCTTGGCTTGTCGATGTTTACCCTGCCCGCCCTTGCCCACGTCGCCATCACCAGTGCCACCACCCCGGTAGTCAGCACTTTATTGGCACTGATGTTGTGTGTGTCGTTGCTTTTGCATGCCGCGCGCCACCGGCAGGTGGTGGTGTTGTGGTCGCTGATGGTGCTGGCTTTAGCCGCTGCGCTGTGTGCGCCGGCGGCGGTAGCCGTGGCGGATTATCACGGGCAGGTGCCGGTGATTTTATGGATCGTGGCAAGCATTCCGCTTCTCGCTGCGGTGACATCACCGTGGTGGGCGCCGCGCATTCACTCGGCCTCGCCGACCACGTTGCGGTGGGCTGAGCGCTGCGAAGCCATCGCGCTCGTGTTGTGTCTGCCCATGGCCGCGCATCTCGCCGGACTCTTCGAGTTCATTCGAGGACTAGGCTAA
- the truA gene encoding tRNA pseudouridine(38-40) synthase TruA — MTASADLVRLRFDIAYDGTDFHGWASQKGQLRTVQGVLEQCLTMILRHPIELTVAGRTDAGVHAAGQVAHADVPVESLQQRSIDGEPAKLVRRLAKLVDDDIRIHSVSFAPEGFDARFSALRRHYVYRITTEEAGALPTRLRDTATWTRPVDIDLMQQAATTLVGLHDFAAFCKAKPHATTIRDLQEFYWVDASTPSEPNLYEAHVSADAFCWSMVRSLVGCCLAVGEGRRDINFVEAMLGESERSSSIPVAAAKGLSLVGVDYPADEDLAARTMVTRDKRSAAKDLPAG; from the coding sequence ATGACTGCTTCTGCTGACTTGGTTCGCCTGCGCTTTGACATCGCCTACGATGGCACCGATTTCCATGGGTGGGCTAGCCAAAAAGGTCAGCTTCGCACGGTGCAAGGGGTCTTGGAGCAGTGCTTGACGATGATCCTGCGCCACCCCATTGAACTGACCGTTGCGGGGCGCACCGATGCTGGCGTACATGCTGCCGGCCAAGTCGCCCATGCCGATGTACCCGTCGAAAGCCTGCAGCAGCGCAGCATTGACGGGGAGCCGGCGAAATTGGTGCGTCGTTTAGCAAAGCTTGTCGATGACGATATCCGCATCCACAGTGTCTCCTTCGCTCCAGAAGGATTTGACGCCCGTTTTTCTGCGCTGCGCCGGCATTATGTTTACCGAATTACCACCGAGGAGGCCGGCGCTTTGCCGACCCGCCTGCGTGATACCGCGACGTGGACTCGGCCCGTGGATATCGATCTGATGCAACAGGCCGCTACTACGTTGGTGGGGCTGCATGATTTCGCCGCTTTTTGTAAAGCCAAACCCCATGCCACGACGATTCGTGACTTACAAGAGTTCTACTGGGTCGATGCCTCCACACCGTCAGAGCCGAATCTTTATGAAGCGCATGTGAGCGCCGACGCTTTTTGCTGGTCGATGGTGCGCTCTTTAGTCGGCTGCTGCCTAGCGGTCGGGGAGGGCCGACGCGATATCAACTTTGTGGAAGCCATGTTGGGCGAATCTGAACGCTCGTCTTCGATTCCCGTCGCCGCTGCCAAAGGCTTGTCTTTAGTCGGCGTGGACTATCCCGCTGATGAAGACCTCGCCGCGCGCACGATGGTCACCCGCGATAAAAGAAGCGCTGCCAAGGACTTGCCCGCGGGATAG
- the rplQ gene encoding 50S ribosomal protein L17, producing the protein MPTPKKGARLGGSAKQQSHMLSNLAASLFEHGAIKTTDAKAKILRPYAEKIITKAKGGTLADRRAVLKLIPHQDVVAHLFDDLAPQFESRAGGYTRTIKLDNRSGDNAPMSQISLVLEETVSAEATRATRAAASKQAEEEAVEETDVEETTAEETPAEETPAEQDATEEEK; encoded by the coding sequence ATGCCTACCCCTAAGAAGGGTGCCCGTCTCGGCGGCTCCGCTAAGCAGCAGTCACACATGCTGAGCAACTTGGCAGCTAGCCTGTTCGAGCACGGCGCAATCAAGACCACCGATGCGAAGGCCAAAATCCTTCGTCCATACGCTGAAAAGATCATCACCAAGGCTAAGGGTGGAACCCTGGCTGACCGTCGCGCAGTGTTGAAGCTCATCCCACACCAGGATGTAGTAGCTCACCTCTTCGACGATCTGGCGCCTCAGTTTGAAAGCCGTGCAGGTGGCTACACCCGCACGATCAAGCTGGACAACCGCTCCGGCGACAACGCTCCAATGTCCCAGATTTCTCTGGTTCTGGAAGAGACCGTGTCCGCTGAAGCAACCCGCGCAACCCGCGCAGCAGCTTCCAAGCAGGCTGAAGAAGAAGCCGTTGAAGAGACCGACGTAGAGGAAACCACCGCTGAGGAAACCCCAGCAGAGGAGACCCCTGCCGAGCAGGACGCTACCGAGGAAGAGAAGTAA
- the eccB gene encoding type VII secretion protein EccB encodes MSQIAPTTKAQVSGHKFLVRRMQHALVLGDIRMIHDPLASRRRALIFGLVAVLLIALGSGLLAWLRPDPDPGDAALVRSEQSQLYVRVDETLHPVANLVSARLILGEAAEPVTIGTTALENSDLGTPLGIVDAPIALSTPPELDPLAPPPPNTWAACLAEPSIQEPPFITSATRDAAETDREIVVTVGHELHNLPQPAAAYVTYQDRDWLIAQQGRALLPAADSDEGRIIRRVLKLEHAVAVPPEFLNTFAETPPIKIPDVDLRRAENQMWAQGDGGIVEITETQAEILRAAGADITNINPDELAELATVTNTEIDTLPATVPSMISAEEWLCANSDGEAATLAPVEGLVELSGDGPARYFTGLTGGAVAVDTGFGVHVIEEAGRRHELPDASLVDALGVAVHEAAWPIVRLLPEASALTPENALTASY; translated from the coding sequence GTGTCGCAGATCGCGCCAACAACTAAAGCACAAGTATCAGGCCATAAGTTTCTCGTACGTCGCATGCAGCACGCGCTGGTGTTAGGCGATATCCGGATGATTCACGATCCGCTAGCCAGCCGGCGCCGCGCACTGATTTTTGGCCTGGTTGCCGTACTGCTTATCGCGCTGGGGTCCGGGCTTTTAGCCTGGCTGCGCCCCGACCCAGATCCGGGTGACGCCGCGCTTGTGCGCTCGGAGCAGTCCCAACTCTATGTGCGCGTCGACGAGACTCTACATCCCGTAGCCAACCTAGTGTCCGCGCGCCTTATTCTGGGCGAGGCCGCCGAGCCTGTCACTATCGGAACCACTGCTTTAGAAAACTCCGACTTAGGCACGCCCTTGGGGATTGTGGATGCACCGATTGCCTTGTCCACACCACCTGAGCTCGACCCTTTGGCCCCGCCACCGCCGAATACCTGGGCCGCATGTCTTGCCGAGCCCTCCATCCAGGAGCCACCCTTTATCACCAGCGCCACCCGCGATGCCGCAGAGACAGACCGCGAGATTGTCGTGACCGTGGGCCATGAACTACACAATCTTCCGCAACCAGCCGCAGCATATGTCACCTACCAAGACCGCGACTGGCTCATCGCGCAGCAAGGTCGCGCGCTTTTACCCGCCGCTGATAGCGACGAAGGCCGCATTATTCGCCGAGTTCTTAAACTCGAGCACGCCGTTGCTGTCCCACCGGAATTTCTCAACACCTTCGCCGAAACCCCGCCGATAAAAATCCCAGATGTCGACCTCCGACGCGCCGAGAACCAGATGTGGGCGCAGGGCGATGGCGGGATAGTTGAAATCACCGAGACCCAAGCAGAAATCCTGCGCGCGGCCGGCGCAGATATCACCAACATCAACCCAGACGAGCTCGCAGAGCTTGCCACCGTGACCAACACCGAGATTGATACGCTCCCAGCCACCGTGCCCAGCATGATCAGCGCCGAGGAGTGGCTGTGCGCCAATTCCGACGGCGAAGCAGCAACACTTGCTCCGGTGGAGGGACTAGTAGAGCTATCCGGTGATGGCCCGGCGCGCTATTTCACCGGGTTAACCGGTGGGGCAGTAGCGGTTGATACCGGGTTTGGTGTGCACGTTATCGAAGAAGCCGGCCGCCGCCACGAGTTGCCCGATGCTTCGCTTGTCGATGCCTTGGGCGTCGCCGTTCACGAAGCCGCCTGGCCGATTGTGCGCCTGTTGCCTGAGGCCTCGGCGTTGACGCCCGAGAACGCGCTAACTGCAAGTTACTAA